In Archocentrus centrarchus isolate MPI-CPG fArcCen1 chromosome 1, fArcCen1, whole genome shotgun sequence, the following proteins share a genomic window:
- the fam83gb gene encoding protein FAM83G isoform X1, whose amino-acid sequence MALSQIQCLDDHHVNWRVSESKPEFFYSEDQRLALEALVTEGRDAFAECIRKHGVREFLSEPELERIVHTAEAYRPGYEHHQRPETPGPGNTTPGPWEETGDGEVSLEYWPDRSEASVAELDLGWPESISYRGVTRVTVHTQPPTEGHTHIKEVVRKSIASAQKVIAVVMDVFTDVDIFRDLLDAAYKRKIPVYIIIDMAAVPCFLSMCGRADMHRGHLKNLRVRCCGGVEFFTRSAQKVRGSLSQKFLLVDGDRAISGSYSFTWSSSRLDRNLITVITGQAVETFDLQFRDLYFTSRSVSLSKVPMADEPVPDPLPQAAPAPVPASVARKLINPKYALVAIGTHTSPTSSDQNSSNKNSQKPTGLKVMKGRLREVIEEPPIHPGLASLERAYLIPYLPTWPEPDPPSDVIGFINIRDDKRANQVHLQRSERFEISQAIRFSSPLLQPAQTEEPASHPAATAEGTAENLTGNTSPKVSTPVSPTDKPLTSPTAPNTDQPDSPEQPNTSPAQDTHKPTANTSTSPSSVTATSQPTEKAAEPPETQPVAPPVPKRRTLQLVIEPVSSEKPGDTLVTLVKMDQLESVEGSVNKKRTQKVLTPGRGRLTSKDHNQDSGSNDEGSQDSTKVNCDRAANEQPSSNSTASDEEFYDCSQPEPINPLTNGVTTGSGRGLRQGDGFNMMARFSQSMLDLREPSQSEDSAALIRQSQQLRRQEHLSPHRHIGQLFQTSRSPGRDARARGPTVVLAKPGSYHRPTRAAGPVIGGHRYWQGQMLQPGSTQLRVETRSGRSPRRHSPSYKKAANTSPQPPANQAGLLGMSFSKLNTFKHLRARGGAQQKKASQNNKAAR is encoded by the exons ATCACCAGAGACCCGAAACGCCAGGGCCGGGAAACACAACCCCGGGGCCCTGGGAAGAGACTGGAGACGGTGAGGTGTCTCTTGAGTATTGGCCGGACCGGTCTGAGGCTTCGGTGGCGGAGCTGGACCTGGGCTGGCCCGAGTCTATCTCATATCGAGGGGTCACGCGCGTGACCGTGCACACACAGCCCCCAACCGAGGGGCACACGCACATCAAGGAGGTGGTACGCAAGAGCATTGCGTCAGCTCAGAAG gtgATAGCTGTGGTCATGGATGTGTTTACAGATGTGGATATCTTTCGGGACCTGCTGGATGCAGCCTACAAACGTAAAATTCCTGTGTACATAATCATCGATATGGCTGCAGTGCCCTGCTTTCTTTCCATGTGTGGCAGAGCTGATATGCACCGTGGACACCTAAAG AATCTGCGGGTGCGCTGCTGTGGAGGCGTGGAGTTCTTCACACGGTCAGCACAGAAGGTGCGTGGGTCTCTGAGCCAGAAGTTTCTTCTGGTAGATGGAGACAGAGCCATCTCTGGCTCATACAG ttttaccTGGTCTTCATCTCGTCTGGACCGTAACCTCATCACTGTGATCACAGGACAGGCGGTGGAGACCTTTGACCTCCAGTTTCGTGACCTTTATTTCACGTCCAGAAGCGTGTCACTCAGCAAGGTTCCCATGGCAGACGAACCAGTCCCCGACCCTCTCCCTCAGGCAGCACCCGCTCCTGTGCCGGCTTCTGTTGCAAGGAAACTCATCAATCCCAAATATGCTCTTGTTGCCATCGGGACCCACACAAGTCCCACCTCATCTGACCAGAACTCCAGCAACAAGAACTCCCAGAAGCCCACAGGGCTCAAAGTGATGAAAGGACGGCTGAGGGAAGTTATCGAAGAGCCCCCTATACATCCGGGATTAGCCAGTCTGGAGAGAGCATACCTGATCCCGTACCTGCCCACCTGGCCTGAGCCAGATCCACCAAGTGACGTGATTGGCTTTATCAACATCAGGGATGATAAGCGGGCCAATCAGGTTCACTTACAGAGGTCGGAGAGGTTTGAGATTAGTCAGGCTATACGTTTCAGCTCACCACTTTTACAACCAGCCCAGACTGAGGAACCTGCTTCACATCCGGCTGCAACAGCTGAAGGAACGGCTGAAAACCTTACTGGGAATACAAGCCCGAAAGTTTCAACTCCTGTGAGTCCAACTGACAAACCGCTCACATCGCCCACAGCTCCCAACACAGACCAACCCGATTCCCCTGAACAACCCAACACATCTCCAGCGCAGGATACACACAAACCAACTGCAAACACTTCCACATCACCATCTAGTGTTACTGCTACTTCACAACCAACAGAAAAGGCTGCAGAACCACCAGAGACACAACCTGTAGCACCTCCTGTTCCTAAACGGCGCACTCTGCAGCTAGTCATTGAACCTGTCTCCTCAGAGAAACCTGGTGATACACTGGTCACTCTGGTAAAAATGGACCAACTGGAGAGTGTAGAGGGCTCAGTTAACAAAAAGAGAACCCAGAAAGTGCTGACCCCAGGACGCGGCCGCTTAACGTCAAAGGATCACAACCAGGACTCTGGCAGCAACGATGAGGGCAGCCAAGACAGCACCAAGGTCAACTGTGACCGAGCAGCCAATGAGCAGCCTTCGAGCAACTCCACAGCATCAGATGAGGAGTTTTATGattgctcacagccagagcctATTAACCCGTTAACCAATGGAGTGACGACAGGGTCCGGCCGAGGACTTCGCCAAGGAGATGGGTTCAACATGATGGCCCGCTTCTCTCAGAGCATGCTGGACCTGCGGGAGCCCAGCCAGTCAGAAGACAGCGCTGCTCTCATTCgccaatcacagcagctgcGCAGACAGGAGCACCTTTCCCCACACAGGCACATAGGACAG TTGTTTCAGACCTCGAGATCTCCGGGTCGTGATGCAAGAGCGAGAGGACCAACAGTAGTTCTTGCCAAACCAGGAAGTTATCATCGGCCCACCCGAGCAGCTGGCCCAGTGATAGGAGGACACCGCTACTGGCAGGGCCAAATGCTCCAGCCCGGCTCGACCCAGCTGCGGGTAGAGACCCGCTCTGGGCGGTCACCAAGACGGCACAGCCCCAGCTACAAGAAGGCAGCCAACACGTCACCGCAGCCGCCAGCCAACCAGGCGGGGTTACTTGGAATGTCTTTCTCAAAACTCAACACTTTCAAACATTTGAGAGCACGAGGGGGAGCGCAGCAGAAGAAAGCGTCTCAGAATAATAAGGCTGCTAGGTAG
- the fam83gb gene encoding protein FAM83G isoform X2 produces the protein MALSQIQCLDDHHVNWRVSESKPEFFYSEDQRLALEALVTEGRDAFAECIRKHGVREFLSEPELERIVHTAEAYRPGYEHHQRPETPGPGNTTPGPWEETGDGEVSLEYWPDRSEASVAELDLGWPESISYRGVTRVTVHTQPPTEGHTHIKEVVRKSIASAQKVIAVVMDVFTDVDIFRDLLDAAYKRKIPVYIIIDMAAVPCFLSMCGRADMHRGHLKNLRVRCCGGVEFFTRSAQKVRGSLSQKFLLVDGDRAISGSYSFTWSSSRLDRNLITVITGQAVETFDLQFRDLYFTSRSVSLSKVPMADEPVPDPLPQAAPAPVPASVARKLINPKYALVAIGTHTSPTSSDQNSSNKNSQKPTGLKVMKGRLREVIEEPPIHPGLASLERAYLIPYLPTWPEPDPPSDVIGFINIRDDKRANQVHLQRSERFEISQAIRFSSPLLQPAQTEEPASHPAATAEGTAENLTGNTSPKVSTPVSPTDKPLTSPTAPNTDQPDSPEQPNTSPAQDTHKPTANTSTSPSSVTATSQPTEKAAEPPETQPVAPPVPKRRTLQLVIEPVSSEKPGDTLVTLVKMDQLESVEGSVNKKRTQKVLTPGRGRLTSKDHNQDSGSNDEGSQDSTKVNCDRAANEQPSSNSTASDEEFYDCSQPEPINPLTNGVTTGSGRGLRQGDGFNMMARFSQSMLDLREPSQSEDSAALIRQSQQLRRQEHLSPHRHIGQLFQTSRSPGRDARARGPTVVLAKPGSYHRPTRAAGPVIGGHRYWQGQMLQPGSTQLRVETRSGRSPRRHSPSYKKAANTSPQPPANQAGLLGMSFSKLNTFKHLRARGVTN, from the exons ATCACCAGAGACCCGAAACGCCAGGGCCGGGAAACACAACCCCGGGGCCCTGGGAAGAGACTGGAGACGGTGAGGTGTCTCTTGAGTATTGGCCGGACCGGTCTGAGGCTTCGGTGGCGGAGCTGGACCTGGGCTGGCCCGAGTCTATCTCATATCGAGGGGTCACGCGCGTGACCGTGCACACACAGCCCCCAACCGAGGGGCACACGCACATCAAGGAGGTGGTACGCAAGAGCATTGCGTCAGCTCAGAAG gtgATAGCTGTGGTCATGGATGTGTTTACAGATGTGGATATCTTTCGGGACCTGCTGGATGCAGCCTACAAACGTAAAATTCCTGTGTACATAATCATCGATATGGCTGCAGTGCCCTGCTTTCTTTCCATGTGTGGCAGAGCTGATATGCACCGTGGACACCTAAAG AATCTGCGGGTGCGCTGCTGTGGAGGCGTGGAGTTCTTCACACGGTCAGCACAGAAGGTGCGTGGGTCTCTGAGCCAGAAGTTTCTTCTGGTAGATGGAGACAGAGCCATCTCTGGCTCATACAG ttttaccTGGTCTTCATCTCGTCTGGACCGTAACCTCATCACTGTGATCACAGGACAGGCGGTGGAGACCTTTGACCTCCAGTTTCGTGACCTTTATTTCACGTCCAGAAGCGTGTCACTCAGCAAGGTTCCCATGGCAGACGAACCAGTCCCCGACCCTCTCCCTCAGGCAGCACCCGCTCCTGTGCCGGCTTCTGTTGCAAGGAAACTCATCAATCCCAAATATGCTCTTGTTGCCATCGGGACCCACACAAGTCCCACCTCATCTGACCAGAACTCCAGCAACAAGAACTCCCAGAAGCCCACAGGGCTCAAAGTGATGAAAGGACGGCTGAGGGAAGTTATCGAAGAGCCCCCTATACATCCGGGATTAGCCAGTCTGGAGAGAGCATACCTGATCCCGTACCTGCCCACCTGGCCTGAGCCAGATCCACCAAGTGACGTGATTGGCTTTATCAACATCAGGGATGATAAGCGGGCCAATCAGGTTCACTTACAGAGGTCGGAGAGGTTTGAGATTAGTCAGGCTATACGTTTCAGCTCACCACTTTTACAACCAGCCCAGACTGAGGAACCTGCTTCACATCCGGCTGCAACAGCTGAAGGAACGGCTGAAAACCTTACTGGGAATACAAGCCCGAAAGTTTCAACTCCTGTGAGTCCAACTGACAAACCGCTCACATCGCCCACAGCTCCCAACACAGACCAACCCGATTCCCCTGAACAACCCAACACATCTCCAGCGCAGGATACACACAAACCAACTGCAAACACTTCCACATCACCATCTAGTGTTACTGCTACTTCACAACCAACAGAAAAGGCTGCAGAACCACCAGAGACACAACCTGTAGCACCTCCTGTTCCTAAACGGCGCACTCTGCAGCTAGTCATTGAACCTGTCTCCTCAGAGAAACCTGGTGATACACTGGTCACTCTGGTAAAAATGGACCAACTGGAGAGTGTAGAGGGCTCAGTTAACAAAAAGAGAACCCAGAAAGTGCTGACCCCAGGACGCGGCCGCTTAACGTCAAAGGATCACAACCAGGACTCTGGCAGCAACGATGAGGGCAGCCAAGACAGCACCAAGGTCAACTGTGACCGAGCAGCCAATGAGCAGCCTTCGAGCAACTCCACAGCATCAGATGAGGAGTTTTATGattgctcacagccagagcctATTAACCCGTTAACCAATGGAGTGACGACAGGGTCCGGCCGAGGACTTCGCCAAGGAGATGGGTTCAACATGATGGCCCGCTTCTCTCAGAGCATGCTGGACCTGCGGGAGCCCAGCCAGTCAGAAGACAGCGCTGCTCTCATTCgccaatcacagcagctgcGCAGACAGGAGCACCTTTCCCCACACAGGCACATAGGACAG TTGTTTCAGACCTCGAGATCTCCGGGTCGTGATGCAAGAGCGAGAGGACCAACAGTAGTTCTTGCCAAACCAGGAAGTTATCATCGGCCCACCCGAGCAGCTGGCCCAGTGATAGGAGGACACCGCTACTGGCAGGGCCAAATGCTCCAGCCCGGCTCGACCCAGCTGCGGGTAGAGACCCGCTCTGGGCGGTCACCAAGACGGCACAGCCCCAGCTACAAGAAGGCAGCCAACACGTCACCGCAGCCGCCAGCCAACCAGGCGGGGTTACTTGGAATGTCTTTCTCAAAACTCAACACTTTCAAACATTTGAGAGCACGAG GGGTGaccaattaa